In Stomoxys calcitrans chromosome 2, idStoCalc2.1, whole genome shotgun sequence, the following proteins share a genomic window:
- the LOC106086799 gene encoding triosephosphate isomerase — protein MTRKFCVGGNWKMNGDKQSITELCKLLSGATLDENTEIVLGCPFVYINFARDLLPCKFNVAGQNCYKVPKGAFTGEVSPAMLKDVGAGWVILGHSERRHVFNESDDLIAEKAAHALAEGLKVIACIGEKLDEREGGKTEAVVAAQMAAYAKTIKDWTNVVVAYEPVWAIGTGKTATPQQAQEVHAYLRKWLTENISKEVSDSLRIQYGGSVTAANCKELASQPDIDGFLVGGASLKPEFIEIINAKK, from the exons ATGACTCGCAAATTCTGTGTTGGTGGTAACTGGAAGATGAACGGTGACAAACAGTCCATCACCGAATTATGCAAACTCTTGTCCGGTGCCACTTTGGACGAGAACACCGAAATTGTTTTGGGTTGTCCTTTTGTTTACATCAACTTTGCCCGCGATCTATTGCCCTGCAAATTCAATGTGGCTGGACAAAATTGCTACAAAGTTCCCAAAGGTGCCTTCACCGGTGAAGTTTCACCTGCCATGTTGAAGGATGTTGGTGCTGGTTGGGTCATTTTAGGTCACTCCGAACGTCGCCATGTCTTCAATGAAAGTGATGATTTGATTGCCGAGAAAGCAGCTCATGCCTTGGCTGAAGGTTTAAAGGTCATTGCCTGCATTGGTGAGAAATTGGATGAACGTGAAGGTGGCAAAACTGAAGCTGTTGTTGCTGCACAAATGGCTGCCTATGCTAAGACCATCAAGGATTGGACCAACGTTGTGGTTGCCTACGAGCCTGTGTGGGCCATTGGTACCGGCAAAACTGCCACACCCCAACAA GCCCAGGAAGTTCATGCTTACCTCCGCAAATGGTTAACTGAAAACATTTCCAAGGAAGTCTCCGACTCCCTACGCATCCAATATGGTGGCTCGGTTACCGCTGCCAACTGCAAAGAATTGGCTAGTCAACCCGATATTGACGGCTTTTTAGTAGGTGGTGCCTCATTGAAACCTGaattcattgaaattatcaATGCCAAGAAGTAA